In the Staphylococcus condimenti genome, one interval contains:
- a CDS encoding isoprenylcysteine carboxyl methyltransferase family protein, whose amino-acid sequence MITFILLMFFAIRLYTLYISIQHERVLKTEGAKQYGVKNSKYLAITHTLIYVSAIITAIIEHPKFDFISLVGLILLVFSYIVLFMVIRTLGSIWTLKIYILKQHRIIDQGIFKYVKHPNYFLNIIPELIGVVLLTHAFTTALLFIPYALFLYIRIQQEEQAMAHLY is encoded by the coding sequence ATGATTACTTTTATATTATTGATGTTTTTTGCGATCAGATTATATACACTTTATATTTCAATTCAACACGAACGTGTCTTGAAAACTGAAGGCGCAAAGCAATATGGTGTTAAAAATTCAAAATATCTTGCGATAACACACACTTTAATTTATGTTTCAGCAATCATTACAGCGATAATAGAACATCCAAAATTCGATTTTATTTCTTTAGTAGGATTGATTTTATTAGTTTTCAGTTATATCGTACTTTTCATGGTTATTCGTACTTTAGGATCTATTTGGACTTTGAAAATATACATTTTGAAACAGCATCGTATTATAGACCAAGGTATTTTTAAATATGTAAAACACCCTAATTATTTTTTGAATATTATTCCTGAACTTATAGGAGTAGTTTTATTGACACATGCTTTTACTACAGCTTTATTGTTTATTCCTTATGCACTTTTCTTATATATACGTATTCAACAAGAAGAGCAAGCAATGGCTCA
- a CDS encoding type 1 glutamine amidotransferase domain-containing protein encodes MVKKVLIVNTSTDYFADSDVPTGLWLGELVHFYDLMHQNHVQIDIVNTKGGLTPIDPVSTSRFMLDKLTKKYLNDDTFMTLLKNSPSIKEITPTDYNAVYFTGGHGVMYDFPGNPDIQRVISAVRENGGVVSAVCHGICAFVDFKGLDGRYYVDGKRLTGFSNLEEKLANRKKLVPFMLEDKLKEEGADYSRAFLPFRPYVVEDGHLVTGQNPQSPKGVAEKVLYLLNVK; translated from the coding sequence GTGGTTAAGAAAGTTTTAATTGTTAACACAAGCACAGATTATTTCGCAGATTCAGATGTTCCAACAGGATTATGGTTAGGAGAACTCGTACACTTCTATGATTTAATGCACCAAAACCACGTACAAATTGATATCGTAAATACCAAAGGCGGCTTGACTCCAATCGACCCAGTCAGTACCTCACGTTTTATGCTCGACAAATTAACTAAAAAGTATTTAAATGACGATACATTTATGACGTTATTGAAAAACTCTCCTTCTATTAAAGAAATCACACCTACTGATTACAATGCCGTTTATTTTACTGGCGGTCATGGTGTAATGTATGATTTCCCAGGAAATCCAGATATTCAACGTGTCATTTCGGCAGTGAGAGAAAATGGCGGTGTTGTTTCAGCTGTCTGTCATGGCATTTGCGCATTCGTAGACTTCAAAGGCTTAGATGGTCGCTATTATGTTGATGGCAAACGCTTAACAGGCTTTTCAAATTTAGAAGAAAAATTAGCAAATCGAAAAAAATTAGTTCCATTTATGCTTGAAGATAAATTAAAAGAAGAAGGCGCAGATTACAGCAGAGCCTTTTTACCATTCCGCCCTTACGTTGTAGAAGATGGTCATTTAGTAACTGGACAAAATCCTCAATCGCCTAAAGGCGTCGCAGAAAAAGTACTCTACTTACTAAATGTGAAATAA
- a CDS encoding HTH domain-containing protein — protein sequence MEQAYRILNIYTRLVQQQTVNKSDLAERFNVNKRTIQRDIDNLRNYLYENGSWHTQILYDTKTESYYLNLPNLINPKTFYNQKKISVTFEMMQEVFRLLHPYYTSEIIQNITPEIIHVRMDISEQNARTLAFIYRSKIRVIEPENLLQKVIDDMLEMQKTYLKQEIKTNLGGTT from the coding sequence ATGGAACAAGCATATAGAATATTGAATATCTACACTAGGTTAGTACAACAACAAACAGTCAACAAATCTGATTTAGCAGAACGCTTTAATGTCAATAAGCGTACGATTCAACGTGATATCGATAATTTAAGAAATTATTTATATGAAAATGGTTCTTGGCATACCCAGATTTTATATGACACCAAAACTGAAAGTTATTACCTTAATCTCCCCAATCTAATCAATCCCAAAACTTTCTATAACCAAAAGAAAATTTCAGTCACCTTTGAGATGATGCAAGAAGTATTTCGTTTACTTCACCCTTATTATACTTCTGAGATTATACAAAATATTACCCCCGAAATTATTCATGTGCGCATGGATATTTCAGAACAAAATGCACGTACTCTTGCTTTTATTTACCGCTCCAAAATTCGTGTCATCGAACCCGAGAATCTCTTACAAAAAGTAATAGATGACATGTTGGAGATGCAAAAAACATATTTAAAACAAGAAATTAAAACAAATCTAGGAGGAACAACTTGA